The following is a genomic window from Nymphaea colorata isolate Beijing-Zhang1983 chromosome 3, ASM883128v2, whole genome shotgun sequence.
AGCGCTGCgagtttaaaattcaaaagctCAAACCATCCTCAGCAGAAAGCCTTCGAGAAAAAGTGGAAGGGGAAGGGAAAATACAGAAAGGACGGCTTTGCCCCGAGACCCTCGTCCGTCCTTCCCCCAAAATCCAGCGGCATTTTCGACATTGTAATAGTTTTTGTACACTACAATGTGCGAAATACCAGACGTTTTAACACCCAGCGTCCCGCGATGATGACGAAAACGCCCTTCGACATGGAAAGGGCACGGTAGGACGCCATCGTCATTTGGAAAGTCAAAGGCCTCGAGTGTCAATTCTTGCGTTGACCGAGCGGGGACTGAGACAGTGGAGCCGATGCATAACCGGCCCCGAGAGAGAGAATGTTCAGACCGTGAGCGAGGAGATATTCGCATCGCACAATGACAGAAATGCCCCCATTTGGGAACCATTCTTTCGAATCTGctccacttccacttccacaGGCAAGAATTGGAAGACGCACCAACTCACAGCAGGCGGAGCCCTTGTAATTCATCGGATTGCAGGTGACTTTTCAGTCATTATGTGCTCATATATTACGAGGATTATATctaataaagagaaaaaattaaatagagaaatttagagagagagagagagagagaggaaaagaagctCATTACTAGAATTATAATTTACgaagaggaaaaagagggaGGGGAATGACGCAGCTCAACAAAAAAAGATGGGAAAATtatgaaattgcaaaaaaaaaaagaaaaaaaagggaaaactcaGACCGATGAAGCAGAGTTAGAGTCCGACGCAGTGGGAGGCTTAGACTCAGGCGTGGCCTCCACCGTCACGGTGGCCGGATTGCCACCACCACCGGAACTTCCGCCGCCGAATCCGCCACCACCGCCTGCACCAGAATTGTCGACCCTACCATCGATACATGAGGCGCACTTGCGCTCGACCCAACCTTCGAAGTCGAACCGGCGGTCTCCGATGAACCTCCTGCCCGAGCAAAGCCGGCCGATTATGGCAGCCACCACTCCCAAGACGGCGATCACGGCGAGGACGCCGATCACCGGACCGATGGAGCCGCTGCTGGAGCGGGGAGAGTACGCCTGCTGCTGAATTACATTCGGCTGCCCCTCTAGTGGCATTGACATCATATACCGCCACCGGTAGTTTTTGACCCTCGGGTGAATCAACGGGGAGTGAAAAACGAAGGCCTGATTCGTTTTTCGCCTTTTCACCGACGGTGAAAAGTTCGAGAGTCGCTTTTCCTCCCCGAGAAATCCCAAGAAAATTCAGGTTTTGGGAAAAGGGGAGGGGGAAAAGGTCGGGTTTCTGAAGAGGCAGGGGATCGAGAAGAGCCCGGAGCGGGGAAATTACTGCCCGGCTTTGCTTTCTGCTCTGGAAAGGGAAAAGGTGGGGATGAAAAAGGTTCGTAAGAGGTGAAAAGGTCGGGCAGTGGAGAAGCCACCAGAGGAAGAGAAAAGGTGGGTGTTTTTGAGGATGGTGATTTACTTTTGACGCTCCAAAAGGATCCCTCTAAGGAGGTGGAAGAGTATGAAAGGTTCTTCTTTTTCGCACCTTCCTGGAGATAATTGATATGGGTAGTGGCTAAAACCCTAGAAAAGCCCTAAGCAGATCCATGGGATTTATGCACGCGCTTCTCTTTTCCCCCTCTGTTAAGGGcatgcaagagagagagggagagagaaaccCTTCGGCGGGGGAGCTGGTGGGTTTTAGATCAGGGACAGAAGGGATTGAAGATGTATTATAATAATgagaaaatgataaatattattttattgaaaagagagagggagaggaagagaacgAGGAAGGGAATCTTGTACGCAGAGGAGAGATGATAACAGCCATCTGAAATGTCCATATTTTGCAGGTGACGCGATAAAAAAGAAGGGATGGACCTGTACTATCTCTTACTGTTgttattttcttccaaaatttccaccctccctccctccttgcCCGCTCGCCGGTCTTGCTTGCTTTTTCTGGCTTCAGAAAACGACCAGGACGCCATACCAGCAGGTCGAGCCAAAAGCCAAATATTTATGGTAGGAGTTGGAGACTTGGAACTCGCAGTGGCTCCGTTCTCTGACTCTCCAGAGCCAACTTTGCTCAGAGGAAGAACGGAGCCCAGCAGTTTGCCTCTTCCCGCAGGCAAATTGGGCTCAGTTGTAACACTGTTCGGTCCCCTTTCTTCGTCAGGTAGATTGAGCAAGTTGGCACGCCTCAATCTTCATGCCTTGTGAATTTATGGCAGTTCCGGATTGTTAGATGCATGTACATTTGATTTTCAGGAAGAGGAAAATTAACTTCCGGATCAAAGtcagtttttcaatttaatataAAGGAAGATACTATGGGGAAAAATAAATCGGGATATGTATCTGAGAATGCCCTTCATTTATTTCCTGCCGAATATTCATTCTGCACTTTCATTCTGCACATCTTGTATCGATTCGCAGAACTAATCCTTGGCATCGAATTTCAGACTTAGACGCAGATGCAGTACTAGATGTGGTGTACTGCCGCGCCACAAAGGACACTTGGCCATGTGAATCCCACAGAGCGAGGAGAAAAACCAAAGTCTATGACGCTCAGAACCTGCTTCACTGTGCAGATAACTCTTTCAGAAGAAGGGTCTGCTAGGTTTGCCACCATGCTGCTACagattttctttgatttcaaGTCTAGTCACAATCAATTGTCTGATGGAGCAATCAATCAATATGCTGTTAATTAGACAATCCAGGAAACATCAAATTTCTGGACTTCCATTTATCTGTTTTCTTTTGCAATAGTTAGTTTAGTTGGTGCTCATCGCATTGCTTGAATTTCATCAACCATTAGGTGAAGTTTCAATCTCGAGTTCATCATTTGATGCTTGCAAACTTTACTAAGTTGGAATTGTTTTCCGAAAGTTCACACCCGAGTCCATATTTAAATTCCACAGTTTTGCGTCAGAACACCAGGAACCAGTGAAATGAGGCCGTCAGATGTGACCTTCGTTAGGGGCTTGCATCATCTTAGGCTTACGATGTAGAAAACTTGGTATCGAGTATTAATTTTCTATGACTGCGCCATGTCCTCCTTGAATATGGTCCACAAGCCAATTCAATGTACATACATAATGTCCATATTACTCAAATCCCGCCTTCATGAAATGAGTTCCGATCCCGGATCAAGTCAACCAGGTGCAAACACGCGTGTATGTGAACACTGAAGCAATGCATCTGTATGTACATGTCAGTGGTAAAGAAGTGGACCCCTTTTAGTAAAATATCATCTCAATTCCTTCCAAAACTTTACAATTGCCAGTGTCTCCATCTCTTAAACTGTAGAACGTGGCGGATATGTACATCCTATGTTAATAAGCCTGATACACTAGGAAAACTATTgtcgtacatatatatatatatatatatatatatatatatatatatatatatatatatatatatatatatatatatatatatagagagagagagagagagagagttaaacTGTTTGAATTTTCTAGTGTTCTACTATCGAAAGCATAAagtgtttgttttttctagTAGAACACTAGTGTTTGTGCTATGCAGGCAAGGAGAAGAGGGGGCAGCGGTTGGCAAGTGAAAGTAGAGCACTAGTTTGTACACTTGATCCAAATAAGAGAATCCGATCACTGTGGATCATATTTAACTATTGTTGTTTCAAGGAGATAACGCTTACAATCCCGTCTCAAAACGTTTGTCTAGATTGAGagttcatcttcttcatgatAATAAAGCTTATCAGTAGGGCCACATTTGAGATGAGATAAATACAATGTAAGAGGCAGCAGATTCGTTTAACTGGAACATTTCTTAATAGCTCTGACGGTTTTGCAGCGTCAGTGATTGAAATTAGCATCAGTGCAACCGTCACTGTTTCTTGCCCCGTTACTGAAGGGTTTAGTGTCGTTCTCAAAAACCTCCCCAAACGTTGACGACTTTCGGCTGTCGATGGTGGATCAGTCGTCAGTGAAAGTTGCCAAGTATATGGGTGTGTGCGTGTGTTTTCTGTAGGGATGTCAAGGTTACAATATCCGCATTTTTAGATGTTCAAATATCTGGAGCGGAAATCAGatttaaaaacaaatgaaaaaaataaatctatatcatatccaaatctaaatctgtattcacaatccaaatccagtttttgAATACACATattaatctgaatctgacttttaaaccGAATCGAAACTGTTTTATGATATATTCAAAtacaactttcaaaatttatggACATCGgatgtaaaatatttatttaaaactagtTCTCATGCAAATCCAAACCTGAAACTGGTTGGCTATTTACTTAAATCAGAACCCGAATCCGAATGGATGTGATTTTTTAGATTTGTATCTGATCCGAGATTTTTCaattgaataataatttttttccatatcataTGTAATTCTAAATCATATTGACTGAGATGCATGCTAGCTAAATATATAAACCATGATTCGTGAGGAGGTTGGCACAATGGACACGAACTACTAGGAAGATAATCTCTATTTTGAACTCCTGGGGTATAAAAATGAGGAAGACAACAATATGCAAATTGAAGCTAATGCACGGAAAGCAAGCACGCTTGCTacctttaaataaaaaaagaagggtGAGAATTTTGACCCTTTTATTaagcggtaggatgaaatacttttcctaCTTACCCAACAATAAATGCACAAAATGATAATAGAACATGCATTagcttttctcattttttacttCTTccccttttatttttattttttttacattttttacatgtatatgataaaacatttttttggtatttATAAACTTGATTCAGGTGAACTAATTGGCGTAATTCCATTGTCACGTCCATTGCCATTTTCTGCTTTTACCTATATGTTAGAAGTATTTGGATTTTGCTGCGATAGATTCGGTGAACACATTCAGGCCATATTTGGTATTTTGCTATAGAGgtgaaattttaattcaaattttaatacaTGTTTCTGAAGTGAAACAAATATGCTCAGACTTTTTAACAGgttatgaaaattttagtaCTGGGAATAAAATTCCTCctaaataagtaaaattttaagCCCGAGTCAATTTTGAGACCGTCACTAaagatgaaatatatatatatatatatataggacctGAAGCTTTTGTTCTATTGAAAGCTACCTAATATAAAGTGCCAGCATTCTATTGCCCTGATATTTAATATCTCGTATTTAAGCGTTACTCCAGAGTCATTGAAAATGGTAGAAATGTAGTCTCAATGCACCTATCAGAAGAATAGTGTTGtatgtatcatatgatatggggccgtatcatacgatacctATCGTTGCTTTTAGAAATGCGATATGATATACTACCTATATTGTAAACAGGTGGTGATTGTGTCTGTATCGcacatatcatatgatacataTTGTATaatacagttacgatacattaattttttaataattttttcaattttttattgttttgattatttttttaaaatacgatATAATTACAATATGTTATGATATTTGACCAGacaacatattttaaaaatagacaGATATGACTTATGATACTTTTTTTACAACATTACTCAAAACCATAATAGACCAATTACCAAATCCTCACCAGCATTTCAAAAGTTTCTCACATGTATTTAATTTCACGACTTAGATCACCCAAAAAACTGGCAAAATCCGTTGCTTTAATTGATGTATCGAACGAGTTACATCGGATCCAATTCCGGCCCACGCATTATTATTTTCCCATATTTAATTATCCGGTTGAACCTGGATCCCGGTAGGTAActgatcagattcggatcacATTGGCCGGCTTGTGGGTGGCGTGCACCACGGTGTGGGTCATCGCAGCGCACCATTTGCGGGCAAAAGCAATTAAAGGCGTTACGTGTGCTGCCTTAAATGGTAATGGTAATGGCTTTAATTCAAGAAACAAATATGGGGGGACCcgaaaattttaattgaaacAGGAAGTCTTCAGAAGCGACCAGCAGTTTGATGCAAAGTGAAAGCGGTAACTTGTTATAATTGAGATGTGCGGTCGTTCTGGGGAAGAAGAGACGACTGCCATCTACAGCATATGACTCTTGATGAaatacagaaaaagaagaagatgaagaagaaaggttgCAGGGACGTCGTCAGCTTTGCACTCATTACAGGGAAGAAAGAAAGCGTGTGGTATAAATCGGCAAGTTGGACAAAAGAACAGGTGGAAGGCAGATGCTTTAGTTGGTTAGCTGATCGCCCTTTTCCGTCTATTTTACTCTGCCGATGTATTGAATATTTCCCTAACTTTCAATGAAATATTTCCCAAAGTTTAGGAATTAAGCAGTTTTTATGGGGCAATTCTTTCCGTCGGCTCTACAAGTTTCAGGTTTCCGAGTTCCATATAACGGGAGAACAGAGCATCTGGATGGCCGGAGAAATCCGTGTCCGGCCGGAGTTGATCGGAAAAAAACCTGCTGAAGTTTGAGCTTCTTGGCCAAAAATGCTGTTGCGCAGAATTCACTTGCCCTAGAGAGTATTAAAAGTTGAAACATGTTGGTTGAGATGCTTCTTATAATAATAAGGGGGCTCTCCTGGTGCACCTTGTCCTGAACGCAGCCATTGGAGCCATTAAAGTGCAACAGCCATGACGAAAGCAGACTTGCAAACGACAATTTCAGCTTCTATTATTGCAAATTAAGCAATGCAGGACTTTCTCCATCTTtcgtgcatgcatgcacatgtgGACCAAGGTTGTATTGTTTTCCTGCCAGCTTACTtcttattgttattgttgttatttATGCAAGTAGATAAAGTtattcatgtaaaaaaaaaaaaaaactgcaaaaggACAAGtggggcttgtgtgggcaaatTCTCTCACATAAACCCACACAAATTGCATATTTGTATATTAATACcttagaaatattttttttctacacCACTTACCCCTTAAGAgattcaatttaaattattaGTGCTCTTTAGCACGACTTTCTTTGGGTCTGCTGCTATACTTTTTTAGGTGAACGAGGTTTGACCTACCGCCTGAATAAGACTCAAGTATATGCCCAACCCCTCATCCCTCAAGGTATAGGGCTTGCTTCGTTGCCTATAAATGTTGGTCCTACCATGCGTCAACTTGCGTGTCGGTGGCTCCTTTTTTGTGACACATTGAGTCAATACGCTGAGGATTTGAAATGGTTACTAGTCTGCCGTTGTACTTGTGAGGTGTTTTTGGCCGAAAGTGAAAGGAAACAAGAATTCAATCTATTTTTCACTAGGTTCTTGGTGACAACACCACCCAAAGAACACAATCCCTGCAAGGAGATGACATCTACCATTAACTTTTTATGAGCTAAAATCGAAAAGGCATTCGAGTCAGTGGGTTGTTAACTTCTctcttcaaagaaaaaaaaaaaaaaattgtttgaagaacatttgtttgtttatttaaacacacaaaaaaaaaaaaaacttttgagaaGGTGTAAGAAGGAAAATGAGTACCTATCTGGCATGGTCCCTTCCTCTCCTTTATTGATGACCTTCTTGAGTTGGTTCTTTCATAGAGGAGGGGAGAATGGAGATGACGAACGACGAGCACATGGCCCTAACACTTCTTCTGATTACTCTTGTCTCACCGCTTATGGAATATACACAACTATTCCTAACTAGAATCCAAAGGCAGGTCCGATTGAGGATCTGccttttccttcctcttgcTTCTTTTGCCTTCCCTTTCTATAATTTCTCATGTCTTTATTTCAAAAGCTGCAAAGGATTTGGGGTAGTTGGTTCCATCAATGGCTGGTAGAAAGTGGGTTCCTCGTTCGATTCTAATGGAACCTCGACTCCCGTGCAACACGATGCAAGCATAGACCCTAAGGGCAAAGGGAAAATAAAGGAAACCTTGGGTTTTTGTCGCGTATCATTTCTTTAGGGAACGTTCGGATATGAgaacaatttgttactatttcatgaatacattcaaGGTTGCAGTGTAAGATGAAAATTGTCATTTACAGTGCAGTGAAATTTGATGGGTCAAACATTAtgattttattttggaaaacataagATCTAATGGGTGATTTGAAACATGTAAAGTTTGTTGAACTTATCTAGGTCACTAAATCAAGTGGAATCGTTGTTTTTTGGCCAAGAACAAAGAATGTCATGTCAAAGCTTGACGACACTATTCAAGTTAGGACTTAATTCGGGATTGTCAACTTTCACACACCATTCACACTTCTCTCTCACTACTTGCGTAcaaaatatttctctctctctctctctctctctctctctctatatatatatatatatatatatatatatatatatataatattgcgtgagtttgttattttttagcTGTTCTGTATGGTCTTGATTGACAAATTGACATTTATTCGGTTGGTTGAATATAACGTGTATCAAAGCCTTTTTGTGATAGAAAAAATGGCAGtgattttcataaatttacaaataaaaGTAGACATCTAGCTATTTCATCCAtgcttttgctttttatctGTGTTGCTATGATGGtgtaaaattttcatggaaaaagaAGTAGATATTGTATAATTGTTAGGTTTtccgcttttttttttaaatcatgctTCTGtctcaaaattataaaaaaaattcttaagtggctgaaaaaactaaaaagtttaGCCAAATTGGAGCGGATGGTGCTGTTGGATGCAAATATAACCATATAAGGGTTTAGAATGTAGACCTATTATGTGGATCTGAACTTTAGGACTAAATCCATATAACGGTCCAATCCACTAGCGGCCGGTTGGTTCCGATACCAGCAATTTTGTGCACTCCAAAACCATCTTCTCCCCtccataaagaaaaaaaagaaaggtgcaTTATGTCATTAAAAGCCATAGCCAAACAATTATCATCACTTATGCACCTTTTATAATGGGTTGTAACGAcacaaattaaaataattaatcCAGTTTCACAGGTTGGCCGGTTGATTTCAatctacatacatacatattgagCAAACCATATGCCAAAATTATGCTAGCATAATTATTATAGCATGGTTATGTTCAATATTTGATTATTGGATTTTACCATAACATTCATAATTACATCATGTTATGTTATGGTATTTTTGAATCATATGTTATGGAAACATGTCTTCTAAAAATATAAGGTTACCCTATGTAAGAGTCTCATCTAACATCAATAAACATACTTTTTTTCAGCTTAATATAATGACTAAAAGTCcataatgaataaaaaatctaaTCTGAACTGGGCATAGTCCAAGGTGCTTTTTCATGGTGCCGAATAACAAAATAAACACTGATTGATCTTATTTGGATCTGGTTCTGGTTTTCCTCCCCAAATCAGATTCGGGTATATCCAAATCTGGACTTGGTGGAATGGAATGAATTTTCAtacacatccaaatccaactgcAAACCCGGATTTAACCCAGTATCCTGGTTGTGGTAATGACTACATCAAATACGAAACCGATCCGTTGAAATGCCCATTCTAGAATCTTACTGACTCT
Proteins encoded in this region:
- the LOC116249923 gene encoding uncharacterized protein LOC116249923 yields the protein MMSMPLEGQPNVIQQQAYSPRSSSGSIGPVIGVLAVIAVLGVVAAIIGRLCSGRRFIGDRRFDFEGWVERKCASCIDGRVDNSGAGGGGGFGGGSSGGGGNPATVTVEATPESKPPTASDSNSASSV